The DNA window TTCTGTAAAAGCCGGGAGCCTGGAAAGATTGCAAAGGTGCCTTCGCGAGGGCCGGGGTGAACCCGCCCGAAACGGTTCCCGCTGCGACGAGCGCCGCTGCGCTCTTGATGAGGCCTCTACGGGTTAGCATGGCAGTTCTCCGATGTTTGACGTTTCGTCCACAGTTTCCATGTTGATGGCCAACTGGTGTGAGCAGAAACCTAATCGGGATCGAATGATCGCAGTAGGCGCTAACAATGGACCGCATTGTCTCAAAAATAGATACAATGCGCATGCGTCTATTGCGTGGACCACGTCCGCCATCGGTGAACGTCAATGATACTGCATGCCATCGCGGCCCGCGCCACCGAACTCCTGCAGATAGTCCTCTACGGAGGCGGGCTGCTGCCAATGGTTCACCAGCCGAACATCGGGCGCGTCCAGTCCCATTCCGAAGGCCGTTTGTGCCGATGATGTGGTTCACTACGGGGCGGCTCTCTACGACAAGCTCCAGCGACATCGTGCGAAGTCAATTCGCTGCGGCAAAAGAGCAGCTTCAGGACAAGCCCCAGCGACCCTATCTGCTCCGGATGAGCCTGAGAATCCGCGTTAATCAGGTCATTGTGTGCTTCTTTACAATCATGATTGGCAGCGCTACCATCGGCTGCGTGACGCCCTCGGGAGGAGCCCATCGGGCGTCATTTGGATAGCGTATCGACATGCATTGCCGGACCGGCAACCGACTGCAGAACAACTGCAGCGGACAGTCGATGATTCCGACACCCATTCGATGCCGATCCGAACATGGCAACAAATGGGAGGATTCAATGTACAAGATATTGGTCGGCGGCCTTCTTGCCGCGGCTGCATTTACGCTTTCCCACTCCACGGCTCTTGCCCAACCGGAAATTGTCAGCGGGCCTGCGGCCGAGGCTGACTGCTTCGTGCCGTGGACGGCGGATACCAAGTTCTTCAAATTTCCGAAAAAAGACGGGCCTTATCGCATCGCGCTCGCCAATGGGTATATCGCCAACACCTGGCGCATTCAGATGATCCAGACGGCGAAAGCCTATGCCGCTCAGCCGGATGTCGCCGCCAAACTCAAGGAGTTCAAGGTCGTTTCCACCGGTGAGGACGTGCCGGCGCAGATTTCGGCGATCAACAACTTCATCGATTCCGGTTACGACGCCATCGTCGTCAATGCCCAGAATCCGACTGCATTCGGACCGGTCATCAAGCGCGCCAAGCAGGCCGGCGTCGTCCTGGTCGCCTTCGACAATATTCTGGATACGCAAGACGCAATCAACGTCAACGTCGACCAGAAGGGCCTTGGCGTGTTGTGGGCTAACTGGCTGGCAAAGCACCTGCCTGACGGCGGCAAAGTTCTCGAGGTGCGCGGGGTCGCCGGAACGTCAGTCGATACCGACCGCCACAACGGCATTCACGAAACCCTGGATGCCACCGGCAAGAAGTGGGATGTCGTCGAAGTGCTCGGCAAGTGGGACGACCCGACGGCACAGAAGGCCACCGCCGACGCGATAGCCGTGCACAAGAAGTTCGACGGCATCACCGCGCAGGGCGGCGATACCGGCGTCGTCCAGGCGATGATCGATGCCAAACATCCGTTCGTGCCTTTCGGTGGCGAAACGGAAAACGGCTTCCGCAAGTTCTGCGCCAAATATGCTGGTGAAGGCCTGAAATGCTCCTCGGCCGGCACCGGGCCTGCCCAGGTGGCGGTTGCCATCAAGACGGCGATCGCAGCACTTGAAGGACAGGTCGTGCCGCAGTCCATCAAGCTGCCGCTGGCAATCGTCGAAGACCCGAACTTCAAGGAGGGCCAGGACTTCTATCCGGATCAGTCGGACAATTTCTTCGTCGGCAACGCTTTTCCGACCTGCGGCATCAATTTCACCGCACAGGAGATCATGGGGCAGTCGAAGGAAAACCAATAGGCCGGGGTCCACCGGATCGCTTGAGCGGCGTGCCGCGGCTCTGCCCGCGGCGCGCGAGAAACACCTGCCCCGAGGACATTCATGACGGCACCAGAAAGACCGGCGGCAACCCCGCTCTTTGAGATGAGCGGTGTATCGAAGCGTTACGGCGGCGTGCATGCGTTGGAAAACGCCCAACTCACCGTGGAAGCCGGGAAAATCCACGCCATTCTCGGCGAGAACGGCGCGGGCAAATCCACGCTGATCAAGATCATGGCCGGCGTCGTCGCGCCGGATGAAGGCCGCATGCTGCTCGACGGGCATCCGGTGACCTTCCGCTCCCCGGCCGAGGCTTCCGCCGCCGGCGTCACCTGCGTATTTCAGGAACTCTCGCTGATCCCGGACCTCAGCGTTGCCGACAACATCTCTATCGCCGCTCCGCCGCGCCGTTTCGGCCTGATTGATCGAAAGGCGCAACGCGTCATCGCCGAGGAGATGCTCGCGCGGGCAGGCGCCAGCGACATTCATCCGCGCGAACTGGTCAAGGACCTGCCGCTCTCGCGCCGACAACTGGTGGAGATCGCCAAGGCGCTCGCCTGGAAACCGCGCATTCTCATTCTTGACGAAGGAACGTCGGCACTGACGGCAGCCGATGTCGCCAAGGTCTTCTCCGTTTTGCGGCGGCTGAGGTCCGAAGGGTTGGCACTCCTTTATATTTCTCATCGCATGCAGGAGATCTCCGAATTGGCGGATCAATGCACGGTCTTGCGCAACGGCCGGAATGTGGCGAGTTTCCCGGCAGGTACGCGCAGCGATGGCGAGATCGTCGAAATGATGATCGGTCGGGAGTACAGCCGCGCCTTTCCGCCGAAACCGGAGCGGGTTGCGAAGGATGAAGTCCGTCCGGTCCTCGAATGCCGCAAGCTCGGCTGGGCGGATACGCTGCGCGACATTTCGCTTACCGTCGGTCGCGGTGAAGTCGTGGGCCTTGGAGGCCTGGATGGTCAAGGGCAGCGCGAGCTGCTGCTTGCGCTCTTCGGCGTCCTGCGCGGGACCACAGGTTCCGTCCTTGTCGACGGCAAGGCGGTTACGCTCGCAAGCCCGGCAGCGGCAAAATCCGGACAGATCGGCATGGCGCTCATCCCCGAGGACCGGAAGACGGAAGGCTTGATGCTGCCGATGACGGTCCGGGAAAATCTATCCTTTGCGGTACTGGACCGGGTGTCCAGAGCGTGGGTGATAGATCAGGAAAAGGAAGAACGGCTGATCGAGGAGATGGTACAGCTACTGGCGATCAAGACGGCAGGTCTCGACATTCCGGTAGGAGCGCTCTCCGGCGGCAACCAACAGAAGGTCGTCATCGCCAAGTGGCTGATGCGCAAGCCGCGGATCATTCTGCTCAACGATCCGACACGTGGCATCGATGTCGGCACCAAGCAGGAGATCTATCAGTTGCTGCGGCGCTTGGCCGAAGCGGGAGCAGCCATTCTCTTTTATTCGACGGATTACGACGAGCTGATCGGCTGCTGCGATCGCGTTCTCGTCTTCTACAATGGCAGCATCAGACGCGAATTGAAGGGCGACGGCATCACCGAGCATGCGCTGGTGGCGAGCGCACTGAATGTCGGCAGCGAGAATGTGGGGAGCGCGGCATGAAGGAGTGGCGTTACCGGTTGGGCGAACGGCGCGGTACGCTGATGGCGGCCGGCATATTCCTCGTCATGTTTGCAATCTACGTCTCCAATCATCCCGCCGGACTGACGGCCAATGTCGTCCAGACCGCGGCGAACAAGGGCGTGCTGCTTGCCTTCGTCGCGATGGCTCAGACGCTGGTGGTGATCACCGCCGGCATCGACCTCTCGGTCGGCATGATCTTCATCCTGACCAATGCGCTGGCCTCCTGGCTCGTGCTCGGCTCGCCGCTTGAAACTGCTCTTGGCGTGATGGCCGTCCTGGCAACCGGTCTTGCCTGCGGCGCGCTGAACGGCCTGATCGTCATCTATGGACGGTTGCAGCCGATCGTTGCCACGATCGCCACCGGCGCTGTGTTCTTCGGCATAGCCCTCCTGCTGCGACCCTTTCCCGGCGGATCGGTCAACGAGGAATTGGCAGACGTCATGACCGGCAAGGTCTTCGACCTCTTGCCGGCCAGCCTTGTCGCTCTCATCGCCGTCGTTCTCGTCATATGGGTACCGTTCAGCCGCTCCCTGATCGGGCGGGCGGCCTATGCCTCCGGTTCATCGGAGATCGCGGCTTATATGTCCGGCCTGCCCATCCGCCGCGCGAAATTTACCGCCTATGCGCTCGCCGGTCTTCTTGCGTCGATTGGCGGGCTCTTCCTCACCTTCTTTACCTTCACCGGCGAGGCAGCCTTCGCGAGCGGCAATGCCTATACGCTGTTTTCAATCGCTTCGGTGGTGCTCGGAGGCGTATCCCTGTTCGGCGGCAAAGGCAGCGCGAGCG is part of the Rhizobium bangladeshense genome and encodes:
- a CDS encoding sugar ABC transporter substrate-binding protein — protein: MYKILVGGLLAAAAFTLSHSTALAQPEIVSGPAAEADCFVPWTADTKFFKFPKKDGPYRIALANGYIANTWRIQMIQTAKAYAAQPDVAAKLKEFKVVSTGEDVPAQISAINNFIDSGYDAIVVNAQNPTAFGPVIKRAKQAGVVLVAFDNILDTQDAINVNVDQKGLGVLWANWLAKHLPDGGKVLEVRGVAGTSVDTDRHNGIHETLDATGKKWDVVEVLGKWDDPTAQKATADAIAVHKKFDGITAQGGDTGVVQAMIDAKHPFVPFGGETENGFRKFCAKYAGEGLKCSSAGTGPAQVAVAIKTAIAALEGQVVPQSIKLPLAIVEDPNFKEGQDFYPDQSDNFFVGNAFPTCGINFTAQEIMGQSKENQ
- a CDS encoding sugar ABC transporter ATP-binding protein — protein: MTAPERPAATPLFEMSGVSKRYGGVHALENAQLTVEAGKIHAILGENGAGKSTLIKIMAGVVAPDEGRMLLDGHPVTFRSPAEASAAGVTCVFQELSLIPDLSVADNISIAAPPRRFGLIDRKAQRVIAEEMLARAGASDIHPRELVKDLPLSRRQLVEIAKALAWKPRILILDEGTSALTAADVAKVFSVLRRLRSEGLALLYISHRMQEISELADQCTVLRNGRNVASFPAGTRSDGEIVEMMIGREYSRAFPPKPERVAKDEVRPVLECRKLGWADTLRDISLTVGRGEVVGLGGLDGQGQRELLLALFGVLRGTTGSVLVDGKAVTLASPAAAKSGQIGMALIPEDRKTEGLMLPMTVRENLSFAVLDRVSRAWVIDQEKEERLIEEMVQLLAIKTAGLDIPVGALSGGNQQKVVIAKWLMRKPRIILLNDPTRGIDVGTKQEIYQLLRRLAEAGAAILFYSTDYDELIGCCDRVLVFYNGSIRRELKGDGITEHALVASALNVGSENVGSAA
- a CDS encoding ABC transporter permease yields the protein MKEWRYRLGERRGTLMAAGIFLVMFAIYVSNHPAGLTANVVQTAANKGVLLAFVAMAQTLVVITAGIDLSVGMIFILTNALASWLVLGSPLETALGVMAVLATGLACGALNGLIVIYGRLQPIVATIATGAVFFGIALLLRPFPGGSVNEELADVMTGKVFDLLPASLVALIAVVLVIWVPFSRSLIGRAAYASGSSEIAAYMSGLPIRRAKFTAYALAGLLASIGGLFLTFFTFTGEAAFASGNAYTLFSIASVVLGGVSLFGGKGSASGAIFGALAFRTIGDLLFVFDFDPLWQPLFQGVVLLVAVSLGAFALFRVRNRLEWFG